From Vitis vinifera cultivar Pinot Noir 40024 chromosome 3, ASM3070453v1, the proteins below share one genomic window:
- the LOC100248395 gene encoding putative inactive flavonol synthase 2 isoform X1: MEVVVGEPTRVQTLAEKNPTQVPPEYIQAPENRPQIKIPTTEDNTSSTVPVIDLFGFDPDHWGDVRRELGQACKEWGAFQVTNHGVPFHLLHRMRSVGLSFFKDSPMSHKLSYACPPGSAASEGYGSRMLVSTSNDTVLDWRDFFDHHTLPLSRRNPSRWPDFPPNYREVVVEYSDCMKALAQKLLAFMSESLGLPSSCIEDAVGDFYQNITVSYYPPCPQPELTLGLQSHSDMGAITLLIQDDVGGLQVLKDGEWVMVQPLSDAIVVILADQTEVLLFLLFIRSQFLALGARTLFSCFLFFTFIFFLLLKFIMGILRCDYNLSLLHRVVPRFRNTIPNLLYSVQCSHYDIELIDSLNIGLMEVD; encoded by the exons ATGGAGGTGGTAGTGGGGGAGCCCACCAGAGTTCAAACCCTAGCCGAAAAGAATCCAACACAGGTGCCACCTGAATACATACAGGCGCCAGAGAATCGACCCCAAATCAAAATCCCCACAACTGAGGATAATACTTCTTCCACAGTTCCTGTCATCGATCTCTTCGGATTCGACCCGGATCACTGGGGCGACGTTCGTCGTGAACTGGGGCAAGCTTGCAAAGAGTGGGGTGCGTTTCAAGTGACCAATCATGGAGTTCCATTCCACTTGCTACACCGCATGAGGAGCGTAGGCCTTTCCTTTTTCAAAGACAGCCCCATGTCGCACAAACTCAGTTACGCCTGCCCTCCGGGTTCTGCTGCGTCCGAAGGCTATGGCAGCCGAATGCTGGTCAGTACTTCAAACGACACCGTTTTGGATTGGAGGGATTTCTTTGATCATCACACCTTGCCTCTTTCTCGTCGCAACCCCTCTCGCTGGCCAGATTTTCCTCCTAATTACAG AGAAGTTGTGGTCGAGTACAGCGATTGTATGAAAGCTCTTGCTCAAAAGCTTCTGGCATTCATGTCGGAGAGTCTAGGCTTGCCATCTTCATGTATCGAAGATGCTGTAGGCGATTTTTATCAGAATATAACAGTTAGTTATTACCCACCCTGCCCTCAGCCGGAACTCACCCTTGGTTTGCAATCCCATTCTGACATGGGTGCCATCACACTCCTGATCCAAGATGATGTTGGTGGTCTCCAGGTCTTGAAAGATGGTGAATGGGTGATGGTACAGCCTCTATCAGATGCCATAGTTGTCATTTTGGCTGACCAAACTGAGGTATTGCTTTTCTTGTTATTCATTAGATCACAATTTTTAGCTCTAGGTGCAAGAACTCTTTTTtcgtgttttttattttttacttttattttttttttactgttgaAATTTATCATGGGCATCCTAAGATGTGACTATAATCTTTCTTTGTTACATAGAGTGGTTCCCAGATTTAGGAACACTATTCCAAATCTTCTTTATTCTGTACAGTGCTCTCACTATGATATAGAACTTATTGATTCATTAAACATTGGTCTTATGGAGGTAGATTAG
- the LOC100248395 gene encoding jasmonate-induced oxygenase 4 isoform X2, with product MEVVVGEPTRVQTLAEKNPTQVPPEYIQAPENRPQIKIPTTEDNTSSTVPVIDLFGFDPDHWGDVRRELGQACKEWGAFQVTNHGVPFHLLHRMRSVGLSFFKDSPMSHKLSYACPPGSAASEGYGSRMLVSTSNDTVLDWRDFFDHHTLPLSRRNPSRWPDFPPNYREVVVEYSDCMKALAQKLLAFMSESLGLPSSCIEDAVGDFYQNITVSYYPPCPQPELTLGLQSHSDMGAITLLIQDDVGGLQVLKDGEWVMVQPLSDAIVVILADQTEIITNGNYRSAQHRAIANANKARLSVATFHDPAKTMKISPASALVTESFPPRYCQIVYGEYVSSWYTKGPEGKRNIDALML from the exons ATGGAGGTGGTAGTGGGGGAGCCCACCAGAGTTCAAACCCTAGCCGAAAAGAATCCAACACAGGTGCCACCTGAATACATACAGGCGCCAGAGAATCGACCCCAAATCAAAATCCCCACAACTGAGGATAATACTTCTTCCACAGTTCCTGTCATCGATCTCTTCGGATTCGACCCGGATCACTGGGGCGACGTTCGTCGTGAACTGGGGCAAGCTTGCAAAGAGTGGGGTGCGTTTCAAGTGACCAATCATGGAGTTCCATTCCACTTGCTACACCGCATGAGGAGCGTAGGCCTTTCCTTTTTCAAAGACAGCCCCATGTCGCACAAACTCAGTTACGCCTGCCCTCCGGGTTCTGCTGCGTCCGAAGGCTATGGCAGCCGAATGCTGGTCAGTACTTCAAACGACACCGTTTTGGATTGGAGGGATTTCTTTGATCATCACACCTTGCCTCTTTCTCGTCGCAACCCCTCTCGCTGGCCAGATTTTCCTCCTAATTACAG AGAAGTTGTGGTCGAGTACAGCGATTGTATGAAAGCTCTTGCTCAAAAGCTTCTGGCATTCATGTCGGAGAGTCTAGGCTTGCCATCTTCATGTATCGAAGATGCTGTAGGCGATTTTTATCAGAATATAACAGTTAGTTATTACCCACCCTGCCCTCAGCCGGAACTCACCCTTGGTTTGCAATCCCATTCTGACATGGGTGCCATCACACTCCTGATCCAAGATGATGTTGGTGGTCTCCAGGTCTTGAAAGATGGTGAATGGGTGATGGTACAGCCTCTATCAGATGCCATAGTTGTCATTTTGGCTGACCAAACTGAG ATTATAACCAATGGTAATTATAGGAGTGCTCAACATCGGGCTATAGCTAATGCCAACAAAGCGCGACTTTCAGTAGCCACATTTCATGACCCTGCCAAGACAATGAAAATATCTCCAGCTTCTGCGCTTGTGACTGAGTCCTTCCCTCCCCGATACTGTCAAATAGTCTATGGAGAATATGTTTCATCATGGTACACAAAGGGCCCGGAAGGGAAACGAAATATTGACGCACTCATGCTTTAG